The following are from one region of the Leucobacter sp. Psy1 genome:
- the soxR gene encoding redox-sensitive transcriptional activator SoxR, with the protein MSAKHEPEELLSIGEMSRRTGVALSALRYYEELGLIASQRTAGNQRRFARHMLRRISLISVAKNLGIPLHDVQQAFADVPLDRTPTHQDWQRASRQWKRQIIERRRGLERLEAELTGCIGCGCLSMKACRLLNPDDALAETGAGPRRLDIMTNDDDDDLTSS; encoded by the coding sequence TTGTCCGCGAAGCACGAACCCGAAGAGCTGCTCTCGATCGGGGAGATGAGCCGGCGCACCGGTGTTGCGCTCTCGGCGCTCAGGTACTACGAGGAGCTCGGTCTCATCGCCTCGCAGCGCACGGCGGGCAATCAGCGCAGGTTCGCGCGGCACATGCTGCGCCGCATCTCGCTCATCTCGGTCGCCAAGAACCTGGGTATCCCGCTCCACGACGTGCAGCAGGCCTTCGCGGACGTGCCGCTCGATCGCACGCCAACGCACCAGGACTGGCAGCGCGCTTCGCGCCAGTGGAAGCGACAGATCATCGAGCGTCGCCGGGGTCTCGAGCGGCTCGAGGCGGAGCTCACCGGGTGCATCGGCTGTGGGTGCCTGTCGATGAAGGCGTGCCGCCTTCTGAACCCCGACGATGCACTGGCGGAGACCGGTGCAGGTCCACGCCGGCTGGACATCATGACGAATGATGACGACGACGACTTGACCTCAAGTTAG
- a CDS encoding superoxide dismutase encodes MSTYTLPDLPYDPAALEPHISGRIMELHHSKHHQAYVTGANSALEQLEAARAEGNFSAINKLEKDLAFNLGGHVNHSVFWQNLSPDGGGAPEGELAAAIDDHFGSFDAFRAHFTATALGVQGSGWAVLAWDGVGKKPVIFQLFDQQSNAPLGVTPLLQLDVWEHAYYLDYLNVRADYVKAFWEIANWEDVARRFAEATA; translated from the coding sequence ATGAGCACCTACACGCTTCCCGACCTCCCCTACGATCCCGCCGCGCTCGAGCCGCACATCTCGGGCCGGATCATGGAACTGCACCACTCCAAGCACCACCAGGCCTACGTCACCGGCGCCAACTCCGCCCTCGAGCAGCTCGAGGCCGCACGGGCGGAGGGGAACTTCTCCGCCATCAACAAGCTCGAGAAAGATCTCGCGTTCAATCTCGGCGGGCACGTCAACCACAGCGTGTTCTGGCAGAACCTCTCGCCCGACGGCGGCGGCGCTCCCGAGGGCGAGCTCGCCGCAGCGATCGACGACCACTTCGGCTCGTTCGATGCGTTCCGCGCGCACTTCACCGCGACCGCCCTGGGTGTGCAGGGCTCGGGCTGGGCGGTCCTCGCGTGGGACGGTGTCGGGAAGAAGCCCGTGATCTTCCAGCTCTTCGACCAGCAGAGCAACGCTCCCCTCGGCGTCACCCCGCTCCTGCAGCTCGACGTGTGGGAGCACGCGTACTACCTGGACTATCTCAATGTGCGCGCCGACTACGTCAAGGCGTTCTGGGAGATCGCGAACTGGGAGGACGTGGCCAGGCGGTTCGCCGAGGCGACCGCATGA
- a CDS encoding PHP domain-containing protein: protein MSTAALLRGDHHVHSTFSDDAVSTLAENVSAAHDAGLDTLRLVDHVRVSTTWVPEFVAAVGALTVPEGLTVVTGVEAKLLDTTGGLDAPALPAGIDRILIADHQFPTSAGPIGPGAVRERLADGWQAEDALDTLVEALITAMERYPGNQLAHCFSILPKVGLSEAQLGGERIAAWASTAARTDTLVEVNEKWGCPTPDSLRALRQAGAALVASTDSHVAADVGRYDRVRTLLDDPGGQA, encoded by the coding sequence GTGAGCACGGCGGCCCTCCTCCGCGGCGATCACCACGTCCACTCGACGTTCTCCGACGACGCGGTCTCCACGCTCGCCGAGAACGTCAGCGCGGCGCATGACGCCGGACTCGATACGCTCCGCCTTGTCGATCACGTGCGCGTGAGCACCACCTGGGTGCCCGAGTTCGTCGCCGCGGTCGGCGCCCTCACGGTGCCGGAGGGCCTCACGGTCGTCACCGGCGTCGAAGCGAAGCTCCTCGACACGACCGGCGGACTCGACGCCCCCGCGCTTCCCGCAGGCATCGACCGGATCCTCATCGCCGATCATCAGTTCCCGACGTCCGCTGGTCCGATCGGCCCCGGTGCCGTCCGCGAGCGTCTCGCGGACGGGTGGCAAGCGGAGGACGCCCTCGACACGCTGGTCGAGGCCCTGATCACGGCCATGGAGCGATACCCGGGGAATCAGCTCGCCCACTGCTTCTCGATCCTGCCGAAGGTGGGGCTCTCCGAAGCTCAGCTCGGCGGCGAGCGCATCGCCGCCTGGGCGAGCACTGCGGCGCGCACGGACACGCTCGTCGAGGTGAATGAGAAGTGGGGCTGCCCGACTCCGGATTCGCTCCGAGCGCTCCGTCAGGCCGGCGCCGCGCTCGTCGCCTCGACCGACAGTCATGTCGCGGCGGATGTGGGGCGCTACGACCGCGTGCGCACCCTGCTGGATGATCCTGGTGGGCAGGCATGA
- a CDS encoding FadR/GntR family transcriptional regulator gives MHSPVHRVSATEATFRAIRDLIEDESISPGDRLPGEITLASRFAVSRSVVREALHACATLGLTETRSGSGTFVISKTPTGAAEFGGYDPDDLMEARIHIEVPTAGHAADRRTPEELERMRALLARMRSTTVIHEWVRLDHDFHTLVAEASRNSVLMSISASMRRALDPQSEFLNITQARQHDSDAEHADILAAIEAGDREGAERAARQHIDGVAAAVRANR, from the coding sequence ATGCACTCCCCCGTACACCGCGTGAGCGCGACCGAAGCTACCTTCCGCGCCATCCGCGACCTCATCGAGGACGAGTCGATCTCGCCGGGTGACCGCCTTCCCGGCGAGATCACTCTCGCCAGCCGGTTCGCCGTCAGTAGATCCGTCGTGCGCGAGGCGCTCCACGCCTGCGCCACGCTCGGCCTCACCGAGACCCGCAGCGGCAGCGGCACGTTCGTCATCTCGAAGACGCCCACCGGCGCCGCCGAGTTCGGCGGATACGACCCCGACGACCTCATGGAAGCGCGCATTCACATCGAGGTGCCGACGGCAGGACACGCCGCGGATCGACGCACCCCCGAGGAACTCGAACGCATGCGCGCGCTGCTTGCGCGAATGCGCAGCACCACGGTGATCCACGAGTGGGTGCGACTTGACCACGACTTCCACACGCTCGTGGCGGAGGCGAGCCGCAATTCGGTTCTCATGAGCATCAGCGCCTCGATGCGCCGGGCTCTCGACCCGCAGTCCGAGTTCCTCAACATCACGCAGGCGCGTCAGCACGACTCGGACGCGGAGCACGCCGACATCCTCGCCGCGATCGAGGCGGGCGACCGGGAAGGTGCCGAACGCGCTGCCAGACAGCACATCGACGGAGTCGCGGCCGCGGTGCGAGCCAATCGGTAG
- a CDS encoding asparaginase domain-containing protein — MHETSARTDSRLLLVYCGGTFGMRPSTAGLVARDDLDAELAELISAAGERRDAPFSCVLARPDRIIDSAAADHGTALEVADLIREQCRRADDAGAPFSGVTVVHGTDTLAHGAAQAAFALADLGTPIVFTGAQYPLGVAGGDAERNFQDACDAALDSGSTGVSIAFGGRVLPAVRAVKRSSEHADAFIARRPLEAGSAALPGDVPAALVAASGATAPRVGMLTAVPGLPTALVDAALDAFSDGLVLECYGAGTAPFATPETLAVIRDAGARGVPVLAISRCEDGAIDLSRYAVGAALRDAGVIGGADLTAEAAIAKLRALRRAGYSGERLRALLQQNLIGEQRDAAHS; from the coding sequence TTGCACGAGACGAGCGCGCGGACGGATAGCCGGCTCCTCCTCGTCTACTGCGGCGGTACCTTCGGAATGCGCCCCTCGACCGCCGGGCTCGTCGCTCGAGACGACCTCGACGCCGAGCTGGCCGAGCTCATCAGCGCTGCGGGGGAGCGCAGGGACGCACCGTTCTCGTGCGTGCTCGCCAGGCCCGATCGGATCATCGACAGCGCCGCGGCGGACCACGGAACAGCGCTCGAGGTAGCCGACCTCATCCGCGAGCAGTGCCGCCGTGCAGACGATGCCGGCGCACCGTTCAGCGGCGTGACGGTCGTCCACGGCACCGACACGCTGGCCCACGGTGCCGCACAGGCGGCGTTCGCCCTGGCGGATCTCGGGACGCCGATCGTCTTCACGGGTGCACAGTACCCGCTTGGAGTTGCGGGCGGAGACGCCGAGCGGAACTTCCAGGACGCCTGCGACGCCGCACTCGACAGCGGAAGCACCGGAGTCAGCATCGCTTTCGGGGGACGAGTGCTGCCCGCGGTGCGCGCTGTGAAGCGCTCGAGCGAGCACGCGGACGCCTTCATCGCGAGACGGCCACTCGAAGCGGGCTCAGCGGCGCTCCCCGGTGACGTGCCGGCCGCCCTTGTCGCGGCCTCCGGTGCCACCGCGCCTCGCGTGGGCATGCTCACCGCGGTGCCGGGGCTGCCGACGGCACTCGTTGACGCCGCGCTCGACGCCTTTTCGGACGGGCTCGTCCTCGAGTGCTACGGCGCAGGCACCGCCCCGTTCGCCACTCCGGAGACGCTCGCGGTGATCCGGGATGCCGGGGCCCGCGGGGTTCCGGTGCTCGCCATCTCGCGCTGCGAAGACGGTGCGATCGACCTCTCCCGCTACGCCGTGGGAGCCGCGCTGCGCGATGCGGGCGTGATCGGCGGTGCAGACCTCACCGCAGAGGCGGCGATCGCAAAGCTCCGGGCGCTGCGGCGCGCTGGGTACTCCGGAGAGCGGCTGCGTGCACTGCTCCAGCAGAACCTCATCGGCGAGCAGCGCGACGCCGCTCACTCGTGA
- the ptsP gene encoding phosphoenolpyruvate--protein phosphotransferase, whose translation MSAAGDDTGALGGGQTAEERHGIGVSPGSAYGPVVQVASPVGPPKDEPAAADPAAAAEQAIASFMHVAESLDAKAAQADASARDILKATAMIARDRSLHRAVTKHLSAGLGPANAIAQAIDEFAEQFAALGGYFAERVTDLRDVGSRAIAAVLGEPAPGVPDFSEPSIVVAEDLAPAETATLDRSLVLGIITRAGGLTSHTAILAAQMGIPAVVQLPEATSIPSGTPVALDGGSGTVILNPDPALVDAQRERRERLAEALADVTGPGETADGHHVALLANIGGVQDAELAGAEDVEGVGLFRTEFVFLSADQAPTVEEQTEIYRQVFAPFGERRVVVRTLDAGADKPLAFADLGPEENPALGRRGLRLSQARPDILSTQLEALSAAAEATGADVRVMAPMVATASEARWFAEEVRANNLPSSGVMIEVPGAALRASQVLTAVDFGSLGTNDLAQYTMAADRMEGELSDLLDPWQPAVLDVIAAAANGAREAGKPLGVCGESAGDPFLALVLVGLGVTSLSMATGKVRAVRLALRSHTLEQCEALAREALAAESPEGARQAVRAAAAPEVAELL comes from the coding sequence GTGAGTGCGGCCGGCGACGACACCGGAGCTCTCGGCGGCGGGCAGACCGCCGAGGAGCGACACGGCATCGGGGTGAGCCCCGGCTCCGCCTACGGCCCCGTGGTGCAGGTGGCGTCGCCGGTCGGCCCTCCGAAAGACGAACCCGCCGCGGCGGATCCCGCGGCCGCAGCCGAGCAGGCGATCGCGAGCTTCATGCACGTCGCCGAGTCCCTCGACGCCAAGGCCGCGCAGGCCGACGCATCGGCCCGCGACATCCTCAAGGCGACGGCGATGATCGCTCGCGATCGATCGCTGCACCGCGCCGTCACGAAGCACCTCTCCGCAGGTTTGGGTCCGGCCAACGCCATCGCGCAGGCGATCGATGAGTTCGCGGAGCAGTTCGCAGCGCTGGGCGGCTACTTCGCCGAGCGCGTCACCGACCTCCGCGACGTGGGTTCCCGAGCGATCGCCGCCGTACTCGGCGAACCGGCACCAGGAGTGCCCGACTTCAGCGAACCGAGCATCGTCGTCGCGGAAGACCTCGCGCCCGCCGAAACGGCCACGCTCGATCGCTCGCTTGTGCTCGGCATCATCACCCGAGCCGGCGGGCTCACCAGCCACACCGCGATTCTCGCAGCGCAGATGGGGATCCCCGCGGTCGTCCAGTTACCCGAGGCGACCTCGATTCCGAGCGGCACGCCCGTCGCACTCGACGGTGGCTCGGGCACCGTGATCCTGAACCCCGATCCCGCTCTCGTCGACGCGCAGCGCGAACGACGCGAGCGGCTCGCCGAGGCCCTCGCCGACGTCACGGGTCCCGGCGAAACCGCTGACGGGCATCACGTCGCCCTCCTCGCCAACATCGGCGGAGTACAGGACGCCGAGCTCGCCGGGGCGGAAGACGTCGAGGGCGTCGGCCTGTTCCGCACCGAATTCGTCTTCCTCTCCGCCGATCAGGCACCCACCGTCGAAGAGCAGACCGAGATATACCGACAGGTCTTCGCACCGTTCGGTGAGCGGCGAGTCGTCGTGCGCACGCTCGACGCCGGCGCAGACAAGCCCCTCGCGTTCGCCGATCTTGGGCCCGAGGAGAACCCGGCGCTCGGGCGCCGCGGCCTGCGACTCTCCCAGGCGCGGCCCGACATCCTGTCGACGCAGCTCGAGGCGCTCTCGGCCGCAGCGGAGGCGACGGGAGCCGACGTGCGCGTCATGGCCCCCATGGTCGCGACCGCATCGGAGGCGCGCTGGTTCGCGGAGGAGGTGCGCGCGAACAATCTGCCGTCGTCCGGCGTGATGATCGAGGTACCTGGCGCTGCCCTCCGCGCTTCGCAGGTGCTCACCGCCGTCGATTTCGGCAGCCTCGGCACCAACGACCTCGCGCAGTACACCATGGCGGCAGACCGCATGGAGGGTGAGCTCTCCGACCTGCTTGATCCGTGGCAGCCCGCGGTGCTCGACGTGATCGCGGCGGCCGCGAACGGTGCACGCGAGGCGGGCAAGCCGCTCGGCGTGTGCGGCGAATCGGCTGGCGACCCCTTCCTCGCCCTCGTTCTCGTCGGTCTCGGCGTGACGAGCCTCTCCATGGCGACCGGCAAGGTCCGAGCGGTGCGACTCGCGCTGCGCAGCCACACCCTGGAGCAGTGCGAGGCGCTCGCCCGTGAGGCTCTGGCGGCCGAGTCCCCCGAGGGCGCCCGACAGGCGGTACGCGCCGCGGCCGCACCGGAAGTCGCCGAGCTCCTCTGA
- a CDS encoding response regulator — protein sequence MSEVAPHVLVVDDDPDVALLVRMMLERRGGCSVDVAEDGETALANATARTPDVVVTDIEMPGISGLELIEQLRARVPDVPVVVMTAHVSVDYAVSALRAQADEFLTKPLDATRLVETVTRLAAENRARRDARPHREVVLAIGAHPDDVELGAGATLAAHAAAGDAITILTLTRGARGGDADSRQDESLAAAEMLGARLFLKDLVDTEIPSGGPTVRLIEEVVREVEPTIVYTHSIHDRHQDHRAVSEATVVATRRVATVACYQSPSATIDYRPTKFVRVEQFLERKLELLRCFDSQTASRDYLDPDFVSATARYWTRFGGGTAVEPLEVVRESSEPARAFEHHRLET from the coding sequence ATGTCGGAAGTCGCACCGCACGTTCTGGTCGTCGATGACGATCCCGATGTCGCACTGCTCGTGCGGATGATGCTGGAACGGCGAGGCGGTTGCTCCGTCGATGTCGCGGAGGACGGCGAGACCGCGCTCGCGAACGCGACAGCTCGCACTCCAGATGTCGTCGTCACCGACATCGAAATGCCCGGCATCAGCGGACTCGAGCTCATCGAGCAGCTCCGCGCCCGGGTCCCCGATGTGCCGGTGGTCGTCATGACGGCGCACGTCTCCGTCGACTACGCGGTCTCGGCGCTGAGGGCTCAGGCCGACGAGTTCCTGACGAAGCCGCTCGACGCGACCCGACTCGTGGAAACCGTGACGCGTCTCGCCGCGGAGAACCGTGCACGGAGAGACGCCAGACCGCACCGCGAGGTCGTACTCGCGATCGGCGCGCACCCCGACGATGTCGAGCTCGGCGCCGGTGCCACTCTCGCCGCGCACGCCGCGGCGGGTGACGCGATCACGATCCTCACCCTCACCCGGGGCGCCAGAGGCGGTGACGCCGACAGTCGGCAGGACGAGTCGCTCGCCGCCGCGGAGATGCTCGGCGCGCGCCTGTTCCTGAAGGACCTCGTCGACACCGAGATCCCGAGCGGCGGCCCGACAGTCCGCCTCATCGAGGAGGTCGTGCGCGAGGTCGAGCCGACGATCGTCTACACGCACTCGATCCACGACCGCCACCAGGACCACCGTGCCGTGAGCGAGGCGACCGTCGTCGCAACGCGGAGGGTCGCAACGGTCGCCTGCTACCAGAGTCCCTCCGCCACCATCGACTATCGGCCGACGAAGTTCGTTCGGGTGGAGCAGTTCTTGGAACGCAAACTCGAACTGCTGCGGTGCTTCGACTCCCAAACCGCGAGCCGCGACTATCTCGACCCCGACTTCGTGAGCGCGACGGCCCGCTACTGGACGCGATTCGGGGGCGGAACAGCGGTCGAGCCCCTCGAGGTCGTCCGTGAGAGCTCCGAGCCCGCGCGAGCGTTCGAACACCACCGACTGGAGACCTGA
- a CDS encoding HPr family phosphocarrier protein: MATRSVTIASSVGLHARPASLFVEAVGDSGLDVEIGRPGEAAVDAGSILGVMALGAKHGEEVVLTAEGDDADAVLDRLAELLATDLDAQ; encoded by the coding sequence ATGGCAACTCGTTCCGTCACCATCGCATCGTCCGTCGGCCTGCACGCCCGACCCGCTTCGCTCTTCGTCGAAGCCGTCGGCGACTCGGGCCTGGATGTGGAAATCGGGAGGCCGGGTGAGGCCGCGGTCGACGCCGGCAGCATTCTCGGCGTCATGGCGCTCGGAGCCAAGCACGGTGAAGAGGTCGTGCTGACAGCGGAGGGCGACGACGCTGACGCCGTGCTCGACCGTCTCGCAGAACTGCTCGCCACAGATCTGGACGCGCAGTGA
- a CDS encoding ATP-grasp domain-containing protein, with translation MTARVLVTGAGGPAGVAVIRSLLHRSDVTVFAADMDGWASGLYLVPPAHRRLLPPGKDTTFVTAIADMVAADDLDLVISTVDVELLALAGRREELKPAVLAAPSADTLEVSLDKLALAERCASTGRAPRTVLAGPDALAVDWEFPVFAKPRQGAGSRGIRRVEDRAALEALPTDEGLIVQDLLPGEEYSVDVIADASGSVVAAVPRTRARVDSGVSIAGRTVRDPELEETAAAVARAIGLVGVANVQLRRDRAGRAMLLEVNPRFPGALPLTIAAGVDIPSLVVDLFLDREIPARVDFREIASVRFLEDVIVEVADVLESPHAGHQDDA, from the coding sequence ATGACTGCACGCGTACTCGTGACCGGTGCCGGTGGCCCTGCGGGGGTGGCGGTGATCCGATCCCTGCTGCATCGCAGCGATGTGACGGTATTCGCCGCGGATATGGACGGCTGGGCGAGCGGCCTCTACCTCGTGCCCCCCGCGCACCGTAGGCTCCTCCCCCCTGGCAAGGACACGACATTCGTGACCGCGATAGCCGACATGGTCGCAGCGGACGACCTGGATCTCGTGATCTCGACGGTCGACGTCGAACTCCTCGCACTTGCGGGTCGACGCGAAGAGCTGAAACCCGCGGTGCTCGCCGCACCCTCCGCCGACACCTTGGAGGTCTCGCTCGACAAGCTCGCCCTCGCCGAACGGTGCGCGAGCACTGGCCGGGCGCCGCGCACCGTACTTGCCGGCCCCGATGCACTCGCGGTGGACTGGGAGTTCCCGGTGTTCGCGAAGCCCCGGCAGGGCGCAGGGAGCCGGGGCATCCGACGCGTCGAGGATCGCGCAGCGCTCGAAGCTTTGCCGACCGACGAGGGGCTCATCGTTCAGGATCTCCTGCCCGGTGAAGAGTACTCGGTCGATGTCATCGCCGACGCCTCGGGTTCGGTCGTGGCCGCGGTGCCGCGCACCCGGGCGCGCGTCGACTCGGGCGTCTCGATCGCCGGGCGCACCGTGCGGGATCCGGAACTCGAAGAAACGGCCGCCGCGGTCGCGCGCGCCATCGGCCTGGTCGGAGTAGCCAACGTGCAGCTGCGGCGCGATCGCGCCGGCCGTGCCATGCTGCTCGAGGTGAACCCCCGCTTCCCCGGCGCGCTTCCGTTGACGATCGCCGCTGGTGTCGACATCCCGTCGCTCGTCGTCGATCTGTTCCTCGACCGCGAGATCCCGGCTCGCGTCGATTTCCGGGAGATCGCGTCCGTCCGCTTCCTCGAGGACGTCATCGTCGAGGTCGCCGACGTCCTCGAGTCGCCTCACGCCGGCCATCAGGACGACGCGTGA
- a CDS encoding flavin reductase family protein → MSATTTAPSLIDSFALYGSGVTLISVRDDDIDRFFVAGSVLTASVDPFALAVSVGQGRDALTPITSGAPWAVSVLATQHLPLVRALTARNTRQERLEALGAAGAETSPEGPLWLPDALVTLWCTVHSTTPVNDQVLLAGEVTRGSLHDEGDPLLRWNRGFRTAVELG, encoded by the coding sequence ATGAGCGCGACGACGACCGCTCCCTCGCTGATCGACAGCTTCGCTCTCTACGGCAGCGGGGTCACGCTGATCAGCGTCCGCGATGACGACATCGATCGCTTCTTCGTCGCCGGGTCGGTGCTGACCGCATCGGTGGACCCCTTCGCGCTCGCCGTATCGGTCGGGCAGGGACGAGACGCCCTCACCCCCATCACCTCGGGGGCTCCGTGGGCGGTGTCGGTGCTCGCGACCCAGCACCTCCCGCTCGTGCGCGCCTTGACCGCGCGGAACACGCGCCAGGAGCGTCTCGAGGCCCTCGGCGCGGCTGGTGCCGAGACCTCGCCGGAAGGTCCCCTCTGGCTTCCCGACGCCCTGGTCACCCTCTGGTGCACGGTGCACTCGACCACCCCAGTGAACGACCAGGTCCTCCTCGCGGGCGAGGTGACGCGAGGCAGCCTCCACGACGAGGGGGATCCGCTACTCCGATGGAACCGCGGATTCCGCACGGCAGTGGAACTGGGCTAG
- a CDS encoding MarR family winged helix-turn-helix transcriptional regulator gives MSEARPDDRFTAEELDTWSSIATLLEWLPAALDAQMQEESGISHFEYGILFALSRSEQGVLRMSELASYANSTLSRLSRAVVRLERRGWVKRDPDPSDGRATVAAITEAGAHAAQSATPGHVALVRRLVFASLSPSQARQLGESSRRILAAMGDEGRWRSAN, from the coding sequence ATGAGCGAAGCACGTCCAGACGATCGATTCACGGCGGAGGAACTCGACACCTGGTCGTCGATCGCGACACTCCTCGAGTGGCTTCCCGCCGCCCTGGATGCTCAGATGCAGGAGGAATCGGGCATCAGCCACTTCGAGTACGGCATCCTCTTCGCACTGTCGCGGTCGGAGCAGGGCGTGCTGCGCATGAGCGAACTCGCTTCCTACGCGAACAGCACCCTGTCGCGTCTGTCGCGCGCGGTTGTCAGGCTCGAGCGCCGGGGGTGGGTGAAGCGCGATCCCGACCCTTCGGACGGGCGGGCGACCGTCGCGGCCATCACCGAGGCGGGCGCGCACGCCGCGCAGTCGGCGACGCCCGGACACGTCGCTCTCGTGCGCAGGCTCGTGTTCGCCTCGCTCTCACCGTCGCAGGCGCGTCAGCTGGGGGAGAGCAGCCGCAGGATTCTCGCGGCGATGGGCGACGAAGGGCGCTGGCGCTCGGCGAACTGA
- a CDS encoding SDR family NAD(P)-dependent oxidoreductase has translation MDLKLSGSTAFVSGSTQGIGYAVAERCAAEGATVILNGRDQERTAAAAQRLLASRPGSRVSAAAADCSNSDQVAELLDRLGEVDILVNNVGHFDVAPFATISDDEWVRYFQVNTLSGVRLARGLLPGMLDRGRGRIIFIGTESSVDVPADMIHYGASKAAALACANGLAKLTRGTDVTVNTVLGGPTYSDGVARAVEQIAATQSIAPEELAESLVRDASLLERFISPDEIANLVAFLASPLSSAINGAALRAEGGVLPTIV, from the coding sequence ATGGACCTGAAACTGAGCGGCAGCACGGCATTCGTCAGCGGTTCCACCCAGGGGATCGGCTACGCGGTGGCCGAAAGGTGTGCCGCGGAGGGAGCCACGGTCATTCTGAACGGACGAGACCAGGAGCGGACCGCAGCGGCTGCCCAGCGCCTCCTCGCCTCACGACCCGGGAGCCGAGTCTCGGCGGCGGCGGCCGACTGCTCGAACTCGGATCAGGTCGCCGAGCTACTCGACCGCCTCGGCGAGGTCGACATCCTGGTGAACAACGTCGGGCACTTCGACGTCGCGCCGTTTGCCACAATCTCCGATGACGAATGGGTGCGCTACTTCCAGGTGAACACATTGAGCGGCGTCCGGCTCGCGCGGGGCCTCCTCCCCGGAATGCTCGATCGCGGTCGGGGGCGCATCATTTTCATCGGCACGGAGTCGTCTGTCGATGTTCCCGCCGACATGATCCACTACGGTGCCAGCAAGGCGGCGGCTCTGGCCTGCGCCAACGGACTCGCCAAACTCACTCGCGGCACCGACGTCACGGTCAACACGGTCCTCGGCGGCCCCACGTACTCGGACGGCGTGGCACGCGCGGTGGAGCAGATCGCGGCAACTCAGTCGATCGCCCCGGAAGAGCTCGCCGAATCGCTCGTGCGCGACGCCTCACTGCTCGAGCGGTTCATCTCACCCGATGAGATCGCGAATCTCGTCGCCTTCCTGGCGAGCCCGCTGTCCTCCGCCATCAACGGCGCTGCACTGCGCGCTGAGGGCGGCGTGTTGCCGACCATCGTGTGA